A single Paenibacillus kribbensis DNA region contains:
- a CDS encoding stalk domain-containing protein, which produces MKRFGVALLSTLTLTSTFASLAGAQSGDIKVIINGVTQQYTQSPVVSQNTTLVPLRGVFESLGAQVEWDSKAKKVTASKNDDTLTLNVSSKLAYKNSAPVQLDAATQIQKGQVFVPLRFVSQSLGAKVDWNQTTRTVTISNQANGSTTGDSLSSKPLTAPVTKVTYDTYYNDSLTYDAAVKLAIADSTSVKTGEVNIDQAGKIMKETGKNIDFVPAEAGDEAQDKAFKGYAQTNLNYEAAKKNLEMTKEGIEYNVKDLYNKLLQKQNAVKLAALNIEDAERKLKVAQIKRDNQMSSDYEVTQATNQLTQNQAALDKAKKDLDSAYVSLNQVIGYKPEQRYELKDKPVYSEFKDNVETKVSQVLTSSTAIWLSEQKVDLAELSLKLYSFNTQGTTYEAQQLDVEKAQYATEGTKRQLEEAVRTLYNNIKGLESQYSQIQAGLVSARSAADMTKKQFDVGLATELQVYEANLKVTTAEQQAEDIVTSIDTLKMAYNKPWVMQGASS; this is translated from the coding sequence ATGAAACGTTTTGGAGTGGCACTACTGTCCACATTGACTCTTACTTCTACGTTTGCCAGTCTTGCAGGTGCTCAATCAGGTGATATAAAGGTTATTATTAACGGTGTAACTCAGCAATATACACAGTCCCCTGTAGTTAGTCAAAATACAACCTTGGTGCCTCTTCGCGGCGTTTTTGAAAGCCTGGGAGCACAAGTGGAGTGGGATAGCAAAGCTAAAAAAGTAACTGCATCCAAAAATGATGACACGTTAACTTTAAATGTTAGTTCTAAACTTGCCTATAAGAACAGCGCACCTGTGCAACTGGATGCTGCAACTCAAATTCAAAAAGGCCAAGTATTCGTTCCTTTGCGTTTTGTGAGCCAATCATTAGGCGCCAAAGTAGATTGGAATCAGACTACACGAACAGTAACTATTTCAAATCAAGCTAATGGAAGCACTACTGGAGATAGTTTGTCCAGTAAACCTTTAACAGCTCCAGTGACTAAAGTTACTTATGACACATACTATAACGATTCTTTGACCTATGATGCTGCAGTTAAACTGGCTATAGCTGATAGCACCTCGGTTAAAACAGGAGAAGTGAATATCGATCAAGCTGGCAAGATTATGAAGGAAACAGGTAAAAATATTGACTTTGTTCCTGCCGAAGCAGGTGATGAAGCACAAGATAAAGCTTTCAAAGGTTATGCTCAAACGAACCTTAATTATGAGGCTGCCAAAAAGAACTTGGAAATGACCAAAGAAGGCATTGAATATAATGTGAAGGATCTTTATAACAAACTTCTTCAAAAGCAAAATGCCGTTAAACTGGCTGCTTTGAATATTGAAGATGCTGAGCGCAAGCTGAAAGTTGCACAAATTAAAAGAGATAATCAAATGTCGAGTGATTATGAGGTGACTCAAGCAACCAATCAGTTGACTCAAAATCAAGCTGCTTTAGACAAGGCTAAAAAAGACCTGGATAGTGCGTATGTATCTTTGAATCAAGTGATTGGTTACAAGCCAGAACAGCGTTACGAATTGAAGGATAAACCTGTTTATTCTGAATTCAAAGATAATGTGGAAACTAAGGTAAGCCAAGTACTTACCAGCAGCACGGCTATTTGGTTAAGTGAGCAAAAAGTGGATTTAGCTGAATTGAGCTTGAAGCTCTACAGTTTTAATACTCAAGGAACGACATACGAAGCTCAACAACTTGATGTTGAGAAAGCTCAGTATGCTACAGAGGGTACAAAAAGGCAGCTTGAAGAAGCTGTAAGAACGCTCTACAACAACATCAAAGGATTGGAAAGTCAGTATTCTCAAATTCAAGCTGGTTTGGTGAGTGCTAGAAGCGCAGCAGATATGACTAAAAAGCAATTTGATGTAGGTTTGGCTACTGAACTTCAGGTTTATGAGGCTAATCTGAAAGTAACCACTGCTGAACAGCAAGCTGAAGATATAGTTACGAGCATTGATACATTGAAGATGGCTTATAATAAACCGTGGGTTATGCAAGGCGCTTCTTCTTAA
- a CDS encoding alpha/beta-type small acid-soluble spore protein yields the protein MASRGQRQLIPESRARLHDLKYEIAAEFGLPVYNPQYAHIHPNADSEFAAELGEFAGTGNVAWRDLTSRQNGSVGGEITKRLVQSAERSLSEFGAL from the coding sequence ATGGCGTCAAGAGGTCAAAGACAATTAATTCCCGAAAGCCGTGCCAGGTTACATGATTTGAAGTATGAGATCGCTGCTGAGTTTGGACTTCCTGTCTATAACCCTCAATATGCACATATACATCCCAACGCTGACAGTGAATTCGCTGCGGAATTGGGAGAGTTTGCGGGAACCGGGAATGTGGCCTGGCGAGATTTGACTTCAAGACAAAACGGTTCTGTGGGCGGAGAAATTACGAAGCGATTGGTACAATCTGCTGAGCGTAGCTTATCTGAATTTGGTGCATTATAA
- the metK gene encoding methionine adenosyltransferase: protein MSVKGRHLFTSESVTEGHPDKICDQISDAVLDAFLANDPNARVACEVSVATGLVLVIGEISSKSEYVDIPSIVRKTIKEIGYTRAKYGFDYNTCAVLTSLNEQSPDIAQGVNAALESRDPAEVDKETENIGAGDQGLMFGFATNETPELMPLPIAMSHRIARRLSEVRKDGTLNYLRPDGKTQVTVEYENGKPVRIDAIVVSTQHAEDTTLEQIQADIKEKVILPVVPAELLDEQTKYYINPTGRFVIGGPQGDAGLTGRKIIVDTYGGYARHGGGAFSGKDPTKVDRSAAYAARYVAKNLVAAGLADKVEIQLAYAIGVATPVSINVDTYGTGKVSDEKLVELIRNNFDLRPAGIIRMLDLRRPIYKQTAAYGHFGRTDLDVPWESVDKAETLKEQAGL, encoded by the coding sequence ATGTCTGTAAAGGGCCGTCATTTGTTCACGTCCGAGTCTGTAACAGAAGGGCATCCAGATAAAATCTGCGATCAGATATCCGATGCTGTATTGGACGCCTTTTTGGCTAATGACCCTAATGCACGGGTAGCGTGTGAAGTATCGGTAGCTACTGGGCTCGTTCTCGTCATTGGTGAAATCAGCTCCAAATCGGAATACGTGGATATTCCATCCATTGTACGAAAAACGATCAAGGAAATTGGCTATACACGTGCGAAGTACGGTTTTGACTACAATACTTGTGCTGTATTGACTTCTTTAAATGAACAATCTCCGGACATTGCTCAAGGTGTTAATGCCGCCTTGGAGAGCCGTGATCCTGCTGAAGTGGATAAAGAAACAGAAAACATTGGCGCAGGGGACCAAGGTTTAATGTTTGGTTTTGCTACGAATGAAACCCCTGAGCTGATGCCTTTGCCTATCGCTATGTCTCACCGTATTGCACGACGTTTGTCTGAAGTGCGTAAGGATGGAACACTCAATTACCTTCGCCCAGACGGTAAAACGCAAGTAACGGTTGAGTATGAGAATGGCAAACCTGTTCGTATTGATGCCATTGTGGTTTCTACACAGCATGCAGAGGATACGACGTTGGAGCAAATTCAAGCAGACATCAAGGAAAAGGTTATTTTGCCGGTTGTTCCTGCTGAATTGCTGGATGAGCAAACCAAATATTACATTAATCCGACGGGACGCTTTGTTATTGGTGGACCTCAAGGAGATGCAGGTCTGACAGGTCGTAAAATCATCGTTGATACGTATGGTGGTTATGCTCGTCATGGCGGGGGAGCATTCTCCGGCAAGGATCCGACCAAAGTGGACCGCTCCGCTGCTTATGCTGCTCGTTATGTAGCGAAAAACCTTGTGGCTGCGGGATTGGCAGACAAGGTAGAAATTCAGCTTGCATATGCCATTGGTGTAGCTACGCCGGTTTCGATTAACGTGGATACATACGGTACAGGTAAAGTAAGCGATGAGAAGCTGGTTGAACTGATCCGCAACAACTTTGATCTTCGTCCAGCAGGTATTATTCGCATGCTGGATCTGCGCCGTCCAATCTACAAGCAAACGGCTGCCTACGGTCACTTTGGCCGTACAGATCTGGATGTACCTTGGGAGAGTGTAGACAAGGCAGAAACATTGAAAGAACAAGCGGGTCTGTAG
- a CDS encoding TetR/AcrR family transcriptional regulator, with protein sequence MESKKNDILQAAIRLFSRKGYYSTSVEEIAKESGMAKASFYKYFQRKEELPLEMCIILEKNIEQDIRALYSKPDLTTHDKLHDFIVLYLRNLVKNKVYLMMDLPEPSMLIFQNEQLNAAFEQHEYKLYQWVYDCLIDVFGTEIEDSAWDITFVLKSIVLEYIRFFADRMNDETIEHLTQFIIFLSNSLVASLKSTDSVYHLWGSPGWLPESTISNPFDQGRQINVLLHSLEDSILLSSWSLEDKQEYQQISTLLKEEALKASPQKGLLKALFSYLEQRKELQKVCHLLKNLLDLAPESE encoded by the coding sequence ATGGAAAGCAAAAAAAATGATATTCTGCAGGCAGCCATTAGGCTGTTCTCCAGAAAAGGCTATTATTCAACATCTGTTGAAGAAATCGCCAAAGAAAGCGGGATGGCAAAGGCATCCTTTTATAAATATTTTCAGAGAAAGGAAGAACTGCCTCTGGAAATGTGCATTATCCTGGAGAAAAATATTGAACAGGATATCCGGGCACTTTACAGTAAACCTGATCTCACTACTCATGATAAGCTGCACGACTTTATTGTACTCTATTTAAGAAATCTTGTTAAAAATAAAGTATATCTTATGATGGATCTTCCTGAGCCATCCATGCTCATTTTTCAGAATGAACAGCTCAATGCCGCCTTCGAACAACATGAATACAAGTTGTATCAATGGGTATACGACTGCTTGATTGATGTTTTCGGAACCGAGATTGAAGATTCTGCATGGGATATCACTTTTGTGCTCAAAAGTATTGTATTGGAATATATTCGTTTCTTTGCTGACCGGATGAACGATGAAACGATTGAGCATCTTACGCAATTCATCATCTTCTTATCCAATTCTTTAGTTGCCAGCCTGAAGAGTACTGATTCGGTCTATCATTTGTGGGGCAGTCCAGGCTGGTTACCTGAAAGCACTATAAGCAATCCCTTCGATCAGGGCCGCCAGATCAATGTCCTTCTTCACTCTCTGGAAGACAGCATACTTCTGTCTTCATGGAGTTTGGAGGATAAGCAAGAGTACCAGCAAATTTCCACTCTACTAAAGGAAGAAGCTCTGAAAGCGAGCCCTCAGAAAGGGCTCTTAAAAGCTCTTTTTTCGTATTTGGAGCAGCGTAAGGAACTGCAAAAGGTTTGCCATTTACTCAAAAATTTATTAGACCTTGCACCGGAATCGGAATAA
- a CDS encoding efflux RND transporter permease subunit, with protein MIEYFVKKRKITLLFFVMLVLVGAFGFFQLPKQEMPDVTVQNAMVTTIYAGASPQKVEQTVTKELEKRIKEVEGVKTITSTSGNGFSSILIESKNGIDPQTVWDNMRKKVQDAQADLPEGADVPVVNDKLTSSFIGSYALVADSPAPLYKLNNLTTTWKDQLNTLSGVSSVKFNGLPDQEVRVQIDNQKLQQYHLSWGQVAQAIQSQIDRVPTGDIEYNGRTFQLIVRETQKAEELNQAILTRTEEGAPVYLRDVATTELGHAETEYFAYVGGKPAITLSIGAEKGTDVPPMNEKVNAKLKELEKTLPEGVRLETLFAQKDQVDHIFEDLQRETILAIVAVILVCMLGLNLLTSAFVALAIPISVAIAIIFLPMFGITLNQISVVGLIIVLGILVDDAVVVNDNIERRLTELGESPTDAAVKGTKEVMLSILIATLATISAFAPLLFLPGNVGAFIKPIPAIVSLTMLASMVMSLTIIPIFREWYENRRRTRRPQGKMKPAGLLGRQIQSLNKLYSQKLMPKVIKRPLLTAMAGLMLGTAAYGLVPFTSVELFPEAEDPHVVLKIKMPIGTSVIETDQVVKDIAGWIKKQPETSKVVYSAGGTAPQLFSDISSSGGDIRYDETIGQVAIVGKKNIFDLNKTVNAWEQHAKKSYPEATVTTYIPRLGIPVGKPVSIRISGQNLNQLQNLAQKVKEQIATVEGTTGVTDDIGIERYALDLQVNKQAMDQYLVSYTDLTRTLLLLKEGAKVSQFDTGNDLVDIKLYLNHDNEEPSTLFQQLSVVNSAGAQIPLNQLVQIKPSFAIQQIKHYNMERTITVEADLNGRTASEAMADVESKLAQMEFPEGYKWEVGGETSDQSTIFGDLGKLAIVVVLLILLLITMQFYSLSIPIIIMTTVYLAAAGGIIGIFLTGMPIGFMSIMGIIALAGIVVRNGIVLIEFIEDARHEGMELKEAVIQAATARFRPILLTSLAAIVGMIPLALLGSLLFKPLAFTVIFGLLFSTLLTLFVVPSLYMIMAKFKMHRQLKKQQHTVITHDQPL; from the coding sequence ATGATTGAATATTTCGTAAAAAAGCGAAAAATTACGTTACTGTTTTTTGTTATGCTTGTTTTAGTCGGAGCTTTTGGATTTTTCCAATTACCGAAGCAGGAAATGCCAGATGTCACCGTACAGAATGCTATGGTAACAACAATCTACGCTGGTGCTTCACCACAAAAAGTAGAACAAACCGTAACCAAAGAATTGGAAAAGCGCATTAAGGAAGTTGAAGGTGTCAAAACGATTACCTCTACTTCCGGAAATGGATTCTCCTCTATTTTAATTGAATCCAAAAATGGAATTGATCCTCAAACCGTCTGGGATAATATGCGTAAAAAAGTACAGGATGCGCAAGCTGATCTTCCCGAAGGTGCCGATGTGCCTGTTGTGAATGACAAGCTAACCAGTTCGTTTATCGGCTCCTATGCCCTGGTTGCTGACTCTCCTGCACCATTGTATAAACTAAATAATTTGACCACAACGTGGAAGGATCAGCTCAATACCTTATCAGGTGTATCAAGTGTCAAGTTCAATGGCCTTCCTGATCAGGAAGTACGCGTCCAAATCGACAATCAAAAGCTTCAGCAGTACCATCTGTCGTGGGGACAGGTCGCACAAGCGATCCAGTCCCAAATCGATCGGGTTCCTACTGGTGATATTGAATACAACGGGCGCACCTTTCAACTTATTGTCCGGGAAACCCAAAAAGCCGAAGAATTAAATCAGGCCATTTTGACTCGTACCGAGGAAGGAGCTCCTGTCTATTTGCGAGATGTTGCCACTACCGAGCTGGGACATGCCGAAACGGAGTACTTTGCCTATGTAGGAGGAAAGCCTGCCATTACGCTAAGTATTGGAGCAGAAAAGGGCACAGACGTCCCGCCTATGAACGAAAAGGTCAATGCGAAGCTTAAAGAACTGGAGAAAACACTTCCCGAAGGCGTTCGTCTTGAAACTCTTTTTGCACAAAAGGATCAGGTAGATCATATCTTCGAGGACTTACAACGTGAAACGATTCTTGCAATTGTGGCTGTTATTCTCGTTTGTATGCTGGGCTTGAATTTGCTTACCTCTGCTTTTGTCGCACTGGCGATTCCGATTTCGGTTGCGATTGCCATTATCTTTTTGCCTATGTTCGGTATTACACTGAATCAAATCTCCGTTGTTGGTCTGATCATTGTCCTGGGCATACTCGTTGATGACGCCGTAGTGGTTAATGATAATATTGAGCGGAGACTTACGGAATTAGGAGAATCGCCCACAGATGCAGCTGTAAAGGGTACCAAAGAAGTGATGCTCTCGATTTTGATTGCCACACTGGCTACCATCTCAGCCTTTGCTCCACTGTTGTTTCTACCCGGAAATGTAGGGGCATTCATCAAGCCTATTCCAGCCATTGTTTCTCTGACCATGCTTGCCTCCATGGTGATGTCACTCACCATCATCCCAATTTTCCGGGAATGGTATGAGAATCGCAGGCGGACTCGTCGACCACAAGGTAAAATGAAGCCTGCAGGCCTGTTGGGCCGGCAGATTCAGTCTTTAAACAAGCTGTACTCACAAAAGCTGATGCCCAAAGTCATTAAGCGTCCCTTGCTGACTGCAATGGCAGGACTCATGCTTGGAACAGCCGCTTATGGATTGGTTCCTTTCACCTCAGTTGAACTCTTTCCAGAAGCAGAGGACCCTCATGTCGTATTAAAAATAAAAATGCCTATAGGCACCTCCGTTATAGAAACAGACCAGGTCGTCAAAGACATTGCAGGCTGGATAAAGAAGCAACCCGAAACTTCCAAGGTCGTCTACAGTGCCGGAGGAACTGCTCCGCAACTATTTAGTGACATTAGTAGCTCGGGTGGTGATATTAGATATGATGAGACTATAGGACAAGTTGCTATCGTTGGTAAAAAAAATATTTTCGATCTCAATAAGACAGTCAATGCTTGGGAACAGCATGCTAAAAAATCCTATCCTGAAGCTACTGTGACGACGTATATTCCTCGTCTTGGAATCCCGGTGGGTAAGCCCGTCTCTATTCGGATTTCAGGTCAGAATCTGAATCAGCTACAAAACCTTGCCCAAAAAGTAAAAGAGCAGATTGCCACAGTAGAGGGTACGACCGGTGTCACGGATGATATAGGAATTGAAAGATATGCACTGGATTTGCAGGTAAACAAGCAAGCCATGGACCAATACCTGGTAAGCTACACAGATCTGACTCGTACCCTGCTTTTATTAAAAGAAGGGGCTAAAGTCAGCCAATTTGATACAGGAAACGATCTGGTGGATATTAAATTGTATTTGAATCATGACAACGAGGAGCCCAGCACGCTTTTCCAACAATTAAGTGTAGTCAATTCAGCCGGTGCGCAGATTCCGTTAAACCAGCTCGTACAGATTAAGCCTTCATTTGCTATTCAGCAAATCAAGCATTACAATATGGAGCGGACGATTACGGTAGAAGCCGACTTGAACGGGCGAACTGCAAGCGAAGCAATGGCGGATGTAGAAAGCAAACTGGCACAAATGGAATTCCCTGAAGGCTATAAATGGGAGGTAGGCGGCGAAACATCCGATCAGTCCACCATATTCGGGGATTTAGGGAAGCTGGCAATCGTTGTAGTCCTGCTCATTTTGCTCTTGATCACTATGCAGTTCTATTCGTTGTCCATCCCTATTATCATTATGACGACCGTATACCTGGCAGCAGCCGGCGGCATTATTGGTATTTTCTTAACAGGTATGCCTATCGGTTTTATGAGTATCATGGGGATTATTGCACTTGCAGGCATTGTTGTACGGAACGGTATTGTGTTAATTGAATTTATCGAGGATGCCCGGCATGAAGGAATGGAGCTAAAAGAAGCTGTGATACAAGCAGCCACTGCCCGCTTTAGACCCATTTTATTGACTTCTCTGGCGGCCATTGTAGGAATGATCCCGTTAGCGCTGTTGGGAAGTCTTCTCTTCAAGCCACTGGCCTTTACCGTCATTTTCGGTTTGCTATTTTCAACCTTGTTAACCTTGTTTGTCGTGCCGTCCTTATATATGATTATGGCCAAGTTCAAAATGCACCGTCAGCTCAAAAAACAGCAACACACGGTTATCACACACGACCAACCTTTGTAG
- a CDS encoding efflux RND transporter periplasmic adaptor subunit, protein MNKLRLLTVLSLSLSIAVAGCSSAEKDAALDSAAQPTVVRTAVVKSSPLHTAYNLSGTLQAYEENTLAFQNGGTVASAYLTVGTAVQKGAVIARLDDADYKLQVAQATASILEAQAGIDNAQANLQAAASAIQSADAGITGARANVNKVNKGARAQEKQQAQATVDKAQSAYNKAKTDSERTQKLFEAGAATASDNENARLNATAALKDLEQAKESLSLLLEGATAEDHQSAQASFQDALAGKSKALAANEQAAAAKKQAHANYEKALVAKGQAELALSRTRLIAPVNGVILGKSVNTGDLVASGQTVYRIGSIDRLKVLLPVPDSEIKDWKKGQSVNVMLYEESRQGTVSNIYPSTSTNTGIVNVEIVINNPQQDWLPGQVIKAARQVTDKNGILVPAEAVINTGSEPFIFKDIKGKAVKTAVKLGDQVIENQLQVVSGLREGERIVIKGAENLFDGNPIKAEEGGRP, encoded by the coding sequence ATGAATAAACTACGGTTACTTACCGTACTCTCTTTATCCCTGAGCATAGCGGTCGCTGGATGTTCCAGTGCGGAGAAAGATGCCGCTTTAGACTCAGCTGCACAGCCAACCGTTGTGCGTACTGCAGTTGTCAAATCCTCTCCGCTCCATACTGCCTATAACTTGTCAGGCACTCTTCAGGCTTATGAGGAGAACACACTGGCTTTTCAAAATGGAGGCACCGTAGCCAGTGCATATCTCACTGTCGGTACTGCTGTACAGAAGGGCGCCGTTATTGCTCGTTTGGATGATGCTGACTACAAGCTTCAGGTGGCACAAGCGACAGCCTCCATCCTGGAAGCGCAGGCTGGTATTGATAACGCACAGGCTAACCTACAGGCTGCTGCCTCTGCGATTCAATCTGCCGATGCAGGTATTACAGGAGCTCGCGCGAATGTCAACAAGGTCAATAAAGGGGCACGCGCTCAAGAGAAGCAGCAAGCGCAAGCTACTGTAGATAAGGCACAAAGTGCCTATAATAAAGCCAAGACGGATAGTGAGCGTACACAGAAGCTGTTTGAAGCAGGTGCTGCTACCGCATCGGATAATGAAAATGCTCGCCTGAATGCTACCGCAGCCCTGAAAGATCTGGAGCAAGCTAAGGAATCCCTATCCCTTTTGCTGGAAGGGGCTACAGCCGAAGACCATCAATCCGCCCAGGCTTCCTTTCAAGATGCACTTGCAGGCAAAAGCAAAGCTCTTGCTGCCAATGAACAGGCTGCGGCTGCCAAAAAGCAAGCCCATGCCAACTATGAAAAAGCCCTTGTTGCCAAGGGGCAGGCAGAACTTGCGCTTTCACGCACCCGTCTAATCGCTCCTGTGAACGGTGTTATTTTAGGCAAGAGTGTGAATACAGGTGACTTGGTCGCTTCAGGCCAGACCGTCTATCGCATAGGGTCCATTGACCGTCTCAAGGTACTGCTCCCGGTACCGGACAGTGAAATCAAAGATTGGAAAAAGGGACAATCAGTGAATGTGATGCTATATGAAGAAAGCCGCCAAGGCACCGTTTCCAACATCTATCCTTCAACCAGCACTAATACAGGAATCGTTAACGTAGAGATCGTTATAAACAATCCACAGCAAGACTGGCTACCTGGTCAGGTCATTAAAGCTGCTCGACAGGTGACAGACAAGAACGGCATTCTTGTTCCCGCTGAAGCGGTCATTAACACGGGAAGCGAGCCCTTTATTTTCAAAGATATTAAAGGAAAGGCTGTTAAAACAGCTGTAAAGCTCGGTGATCAGGTTATAGAAAACCAATTGCAAGTCGTATCAGGCCTTCGTGAGGGCGAACGTATTGTTATTAAAGGGGCAGAAAATCTTTTTGATGGGAATCCGATCAAAGCGGAAGAAGGCGGCCGCCCATGA